A single genomic interval of Nostoc commune NIES-4072 harbors:
- a CDS encoding cation:proton antiporter, producing the protein MHIVILVLVEVLIIIGLSRLVGLGFRSIKQPLVIGEIVAGIMLGPSLFGLVAPDIAVSLFPPETIPFLNVLSQVGLIFFMFLIGLELNPKYLSGQLEVAVLTSHVSILVPFSLGTLLAVLLYPLVSDASVSFTAFALFLGAAMSITAFPVLARIITENNLQGTRLGTLALTCAAVDDVTAWCLLAVAIAVARTGDFGGAIPTIMASIVYIGLMLTAGRWFLQRLAKHYLRAGRLSQLLLAGIYMGVVASALITELIGIHLIFGAFLLGAAMPKNEDLVRELAIKTEDFVLIFLLPIFFAYSGLKTQIGLLNRPELWLLCALVLGVAIAGKYVGTYVAARVSGISKREASALGWLMNTRGLTELIVLNIGLELKVISPLIFTMLVIMALVTTFMTSPLLEWTYPKKLIRLDVVEPDTEAETGIETFAEGKTSPHPFRILVPVANPTTQKGLVQLAVALAQPAVGIALNYRYPAIVNPLSLIEFEEDYAFESTPVEADRLIAQRRQQLQELINTLEPPETRSCVHPIVRISSNVARETAQIATSEQADLILVGWHRPAFSSNRLGGRVGQMLTTAPVDVAVFVDKGKEQLESLLVPYSANIHDDLALILALRLLINRDCMLQILQIVANHAKEESSYELHTMMEQLPSSVRDRIEIKIIEASEPIQAVIQASEGVDLTIAGTSRAWGIERQTLGRYTDQLAIQCRSSLLITRRYSQVTAHLASMLPEVSSQEPTLRS; encoded by the coding sequence ATGCATATAGTTATTCTCGTTCTGGTTGAAGTGCTGATTATTATCGGGCTTTCACGCCTAGTAGGGCTAGGATTCCGTTCTATTAAGCAACCACTCGTAATTGGTGAGATTGTCGCCGGGATTATGCTTGGCCCATCTTTATTTGGTTTAGTTGCTCCCGATATAGCAGTTTCCTTGTTTCCACCAGAAACTATTCCTTTTCTAAATGTTTTGTCTCAGGTGGGACTAATATTTTTCATGTTTCTGATTGGGCTAGAACTAAATCCCAAATACCTCAGTGGACAATTAGAAGTAGCTGTTTTAACTTCTCATGTCAGCATTTTAGTGCCGTTTTCTTTAGGAACATTGCTAGCGGTGCTACTTTATCCCCTAGTTTCCGATGCAAGTGTATCCTTCACTGCCTTCGCCTTATTTTTGGGGGCGGCGATGTCGATTACGGCCTTTCCGGTGTTGGCGCGAATCATTACTGAAAACAATTTACAAGGAACGCGTTTAGGAACCTTGGCGTTAACTTGTGCAGCAGTGGATGATGTGACAGCTTGGTGTCTATTAGCAGTAGCGATCGCAGTTGCGCGAACTGGTGACTTTGGTGGTGCGATACCCACAATTATGGCCAGCATAGTTTACATCGGCTTGATGTTGACGGCGGGACGTTGGTTCCTCCAACGCCTTGCCAAACACTACCTCCGTGCAGGACGCCTTAGCCAATTGCTGCTAGCTGGGATTTATATGGGCGTAGTTGCGTCGGCATTAATCACTGAACTAATTGGTATTCATTTAATTTTTGGGGCATTTTTACTGGGAGCAGCCATGCCCAAAAATGAAGATTTAGTGCGGGAATTGGCAATAAAAACCGAAGATTTTGTTTTGATATTCTTGCTACCAATATTTTTTGCCTACAGTGGCTTAAAGACACAGATTGGTTTACTCAACCGTCCAGAATTGTGGCTTTTGTGTGCGTTAGTTTTAGGAGTGGCGATCGCAGGCAAATATGTTGGCACTTATGTAGCGGCCCGTGTCAGTGGCATTAGTAAACGGGAAGCCTCAGCCCTTGGTTGGTTAATGAACACTCGCGGTTTAACCGAACTGATAGTACTAAATATTGGTCTAGAGTTAAAAGTAATTTCCCCCTTAATATTTACCATGCTAGTAATTATGGCATTGGTAACTACATTCATGACCTCGCCACTGCTGGAATGGACATATCCGAAAAAGCTGATCAGGTTAGATGTTGTGGAACCGGATACAGAAGCAGAAACAGGTATAGAAACCTTTGCTGAAGGTAAAACTTCCCCTCATCCTTTCCGAATTTTAGTACCAGTAGCTAATCCAACTACCCAAAAAGGTTTAGTACAGTTGGCAGTAGCGTTGGCGCAGCCCGCCGTAGGTATCGCTCTTAATTACCGATATCCTGCTATTGTTAACCCTCTTAGCCTGATTGAATTTGAAGAAGACTATGCCTTTGAAAGTACCCCAGTTGAAGCAGATCGATTAATCGCCCAGCGCCGCCAGCAGCTACAAGAATTAATTAATACTCTTGAACCGCCAGAAACTCGTTCTTGTGTGCATCCTATCGTTCGCATATCCAGCAACGTTGCCCGCGAAACAGCACAGATTGCCACATCAGAACAAGCTGATTTAATTCTCGTCGGCTGGCATCGCCCAGCTTTTAGTAGTAATCGTTTAGGTGGAAGAGTCGGACAAATGCTTACCACTGCCCCAGTGGATGTAGCAGTGTTTGTGGATAAAGGTAAAGAGCAATTAGAAAGTTTATTAGTACCTTATTCAGCTAATATCCATGATGATTTAGCACTAATCCTAGCTTTGAGACTGCTAATCAATCGTGATTGTATGTTGCAGATATTACAGATAGTAGCAAATCATGCCAAGGAAGAATCGAGTTACGAACTGCACACGATGATGGAACAATTGCCCAGCAGTGTACGCGATCGCATTGAAATCAAAATTATCGAAGCCTCAGAACCAATCCAAGCCGTAATTCAAGCCTCAGAAGGTGTAGACCTAACTATTGCTGGTACCAGCCGCGCTTGGGGTATCGAGCGCCAAACGTTGGGAAGATATACAGATCAACTAGCTATCCAATGTCGTTCCTCCTTGCTAATAACCCGCCGCTATAGCCAAGTTACCGCTCACCTTGCCTCTATGCTTCCTGAAGTTAGTAGTCAAGAGCCAACATTAAGGAGTTGA
- a CDS encoding AMIN domain-containing protein — MDQGLKTRQFCQWYKQLFSISLLGFCAAIALGTCTTAATPVAKLENWRFSSKTQQLEITLSAGTTPRYFYLAQPSRLVVDLPNTKLGKIITQQNYSGAIKSIRVSQLNANDTRIVLDLAPGTVLNPKQIQLQPVSRKNPTRWVLRPVISGKTTAVKPGKSAPSAKKQPQTLQKPPSNPPVTTNLQLPLLTVPSPSNELPSTITTNSGQPFVTVPPLNPNISSQQPASILPPPSFPNQPNNLNNIPPLGISEFPVPTIPNASNPQIIEFGQPLPKTK, encoded by the coding sequence ATGGATCAGGGACTAAAGACTAGGCAATTTTGCCAATGGTATAAGCAGCTATTTAGCATCAGTTTATTAGGCTTTTGTGCAGCGATCGCCCTTGGAACTTGCACTACTGCTGCGACACCAGTGGCAAAGCTAGAAAATTGGCGTTTTTCCTCCAAGACACAGCAACTCGAAATCACCCTCTCAGCAGGCACAACCCCCCGTTATTTCTACCTAGCTCAACCATCTCGGCTTGTTGTAGATTTACCGAATACTAAGTTGGGCAAAATTATTACACAACAAAATTATTCTGGAGCAATCAAAAGCATTCGCGTTTCTCAACTGAATGCAAATGACACACGCATTGTCTTAGATTTAGCACCAGGGACTGTTTTAAATCCTAAACAGATACAACTGCAACCTGTTTCTCGAAAAAACCCCACTCGCTGGGTATTACGTCCGGTTATTTCTGGTAAAACTACTGCCGTAAAACCAGGAAAGTCCGCACCTTCAGCCAAGAAACAACCTCAAACACTTCAAAAACCACCTAGTAACCCACCCGTAACTACTAATCTACAACTGCCCTTACTCACAGTTCCCTCTCCATCCAATGAACTGCCCTCAACAATTACTACTAACTCAGGACAGCCTTTTGTCACCGTACCTCCTTTAAATCCAAATATATCCTCTCAACAACCTGCTTCGATTCTTCCCCCTCCTTCTTTCCCAAATCAACCCAATAATTTAAATAACATTCCTCCTTTGGGAATATCAGAATTTCCAGTTCCAACAATCCCCAATGCTTCCAATCCCCAAATCATTGAGTTTGGTCAACCTTTACCCAAAACTAAATAA
- a CDS encoding transketolase C-terminal domain-containing protein, with product MTIMNTQFPIDLGAYKPLALNPANSSLTTEERETLKANIQLCRDAIVFFTATGAASGVGGHTGGPYDTVPEVMILDAFFRGASEQFVPIFFDEAGHRVATQYLMATLHGDLPAEQLLRYRQAHSNLPGHPELKLTPGVKFSSGRLGHIWPYINGVAMANPGKAVFCLGSDGSQQEGNDAEAARLAVAQHLNVKLIIDDNDVTIAGHPSKYLPGFSVAKTLEGHGLKVLQGDGEDLDDLYRRLSEAVNTPGAIAIINKRPMCPGIEGLEGSIHGHDVISVDLALKYLKSRGQTAAVEYLKSIEKPKQTYTFLGSSDKWGANRSVFGEAVVGVLSRLSEAERKEKVKVIDSDLEGSCGLKKIHETYPEIFISSGIMERSNFSAAAGFGMDEGKQGIFATFSAFLEMCISEITMARLNYSNVLCHFSHAGIDDMADNSCHFGLNNMFADNGLDDGYPTQLYFPADNNQMTACVEAVFFDPGLRFIFSTRSKVPNIQDSNGNDFFGSGYKFVPGKDEVIREGTQGYIISFGDALYRAVDAVERLKQEGLDVGLINKPTLNTIDEEMITKVGNAPFVLVVEPFNRRTGLGSRFGSWLLERGLTPKYAHLGTHKEGCGGLWEQYPYQGIDPVGIINKVKELVGKK from the coding sequence ATGACTATTATGAATACCCAATTTCCAATTGATCTCGGTGCTTACAAACCTTTAGCGCTCAATCCCGCAAATTCCAGCCTTACAACTGAAGAGCGAGAAACTCTAAAAGCGAATATTCAACTCTGCCGAGATGCGATCGTCTTTTTTACAGCGACTGGCGCTGCTAGCGGAGTGGGTGGTCATACTGGTGGGCCTTATGATACAGTGCCAGAGGTAATGATTCTCGATGCCTTTTTCCGGGGAGCATCGGAGCAATTTGTACCGATTTTCTTTGATGAGGCAGGACATCGAGTCGCCACCCAATATCTGATGGCAACATTACATGGTGATTTACCTGCCGAGCAACTTTTACGTTATCGGCAAGCACATTCCAATTTACCGGGACACCCGGAACTAAAACTAACTCCTGGTGTGAAATTTAGTTCTGGGCGCTTGGGCCATATTTGGCCTTACATCAATGGTGTGGCAATGGCGAATCCAGGCAAGGCTGTTTTCTGTCTCGGTTCTGATGGATCGCAGCAAGAAGGCAATGATGCCGAAGCTGCTCGCTTGGCTGTTGCTCAACATCTGAATGTCAAGCTGATTATTGATGACAATGATGTAACGATCGCTGGACATCCTTCTAAATATTTACCAGGTTTTAGTGTCGCCAAAACCTTAGAAGGGCATGGGTTAAAAGTACTTCAGGGAGACGGGGAAGACTTAGACGATTTATACCGTCGCCTGAGCGAAGCTGTGAATACTCCCGGAGCGATCGCTATTATCAATAAACGCCCGATGTGTCCTGGTATTGAAGGTTTAGAAGGCTCCATTCATGGCCATGATGTCATTTCTGTAGATTTAGCACTTAAGTATCTAAAATCTCGCGGACAAACTGCGGCTGTTGAATACCTTAAAAGTATTGAGAAACCCAAACAAACATATACGTTTCTGGGTTCCAGTGACAAATGGGGCGCTAACCGTAGTGTGTTTGGGGAAGCCGTGGTAGGTGTCCTCAGTCGCCTGAGTGAGGCGGAGCGTAAAGAAAAAGTCAAGGTCATTGATAGCGACTTAGAAGGCTCCTGCGGTTTAAAGAAAATTCATGAAACATACCCAGAAATATTTATTTCCTCCGGCATCATGGAACGGAGCAACTTCTCTGCTGCGGCTGGATTCGGGATGGACGAGGGTAAGCAAGGTATTTTTGCGACCTTCAGCGCCTTCTTAGAAATGTGTATCTCAGAAATTACGATGGCACGGCTAAACTATTCCAATGTTCTGTGTCATTTTTCCCATGCGGGTATAGATGACATGGCAGATAACAGCTGCCACTTTGGTTTGAACAATATGTTTGCCGACAATGGTTTGGATGATGGCTACCCAACACAGTTGTACTTCCCGGCAGATAATAATCAAATGACAGCTTGTGTAGAAGCTGTGTTTTTTGACCCTGGACTGCGGTTTATTTTCTCTACCCGTTCCAAAGTGCCCAATATTCAGGACAGCAACGGCAATGACTTCTTTGGAAGTGGCTACAAATTTGTTCCTGGTAAAGATGAGGTTATACGAGAAGGGACGCAAGGCTACATTATCAGTTTTGGCGATGCTCTCTACCGTGCCGTTGATGCTGTAGAACGTCTGAAACAAGAAGGACTGGACGTTGGTTTAATTAACAAACCAACTTTAAACACCATTGATGAAGAAATGATTACCAAAGTTGGTAATGCTCCTTTTGTGCTTGTAGTAGAACCCTTCAACCGTCGCACTGGCTTAGGCAGCCGTTTCGGTTCCTGGCTACTAGAGCGGGGGTTGACTCCCAAATATGCCCATCTTGGAACTCATAAAGAAGGTTGCGGCGGTTTGTGGGAACAGTACCCATATCAAGGTATCGATCCAGTCGGCATCATCAACAAGGTAAAGGAGTTAGTTGGAAAAAAATAA
- a CDS encoding DeoR/GlpR family DNA-binding transcription regulator, with protein sequence MLTAERRQFILEILRRDKKVLSTELSAVLKVSEDTIRRDLRELAETGLLQRVHGGALLKSPATASYADRQKQAPKEKEAIARTAAKLVCTGQVVILDGGTTTLQVTRHLPLDLHATVITNSPPIAVALAEHPHIEVVMLGGQLYKKALVNVGTVTIETLRMIRADLCMLGVCSLHPEVGISVPNLDEAHVKRAMIAGSAEVVGLVTAEKLDTAAPYLVESIRALTYLVTAPTVSNNMLSAYKALGLTIIRDEYE encoded by the coding sequence ATGCTAACTGCTGAACGACGACAATTCATCTTAGAAATACTGCGTCGTGATAAAAAGGTACTTTCGACAGAACTTAGTGCTGTTCTCAAAGTTTCTGAAGATACGATTCGCCGGGATTTGCGAGAACTGGCAGAAACTGGACTATTACAACGCGTTCATGGGGGAGCGCTCCTCAAATCTCCAGCCACGGCTAGTTATGCCGATCGCCAAAAGCAAGCGCCAAAAGAAAAGGAAGCGATCGCTCGGACAGCAGCAAAATTAGTTTGTACAGGACAGGTGGTGATTTTAGACGGAGGTACAACAACTCTCCAAGTAACCCGTCATTTACCCCTGGATTTGCACGCAACAGTGATCACAAATAGTCCGCCAATCGCCGTTGCTTTAGCAGAACATCCCCATATAGAGGTTGTGATGTTAGGTGGACAACTCTACAAAAAAGCCTTGGTGAACGTGGGTACTGTCACGATTGAGACATTACGGATGATTCGTGCAGATTTGTGCATGTTGGGAGTTTGCAGTTTACATCCAGAAGTTGGAATTAGTGTACCTAACCTAGACGAAGCCCACGTCAAACGAGCCATGATTGCTGGATCGGCAGAGGTAGTAGGATTAGTGACAGCAGAAAAATTAGACACAGCAGCTCCTTATCTAGTGGAGTCTATTCGTGCCCTGACTTACCTAGTAACTGCACCGACAGTATCTAATAATATGCTGAGTGCCTACAAAGCTTTAGGTTTGACCATTATCCGTGATGAGTACGAATGA
- a CDS encoding DUF3172 domain-containing protein: MRRKPTGRSATTSKPSIFQSPIFNLFTIAIMGGVLILGIGIGIAFSSTTTLAPSNVASREFIDLKAPNPEICVQYGASAMVMDARLFVTLNPFNVYVAQPSMRPGCVIRQNNWALLENRKLVTSEQVNECKNRLNTFGFTGNLDSDKPDIRCIYQNEAAQNFFTAQPGAVGTPQETDRF; encoded by the coding sequence ATGAGACGCAAACCTACTGGTAGATCGGCTACTACTTCTAAACCCTCTATTTTCCAATCCCCAATTTTTAACCTCTTCACTATCGCAATTATGGGAGGGGTGTTGATTTTGGGAATTGGGATTGGCATTGCTTTTAGTTCTACAACCACGTTAGCCCCATCAAATGTGGCTTCTCGTGAATTCATTGATTTGAAAGCACCTAACCCTGAAATTTGCGTGCAGTACGGAGCCAGCGCGATGGTGATGGACGCTCGACTGTTCGTCACTCTCAACCCCTTCAATGTCTATGTTGCCCAACCGAGTATGCGTCCTGGATGCGTAATCCGACAAAATAACTGGGCGCTTTTAGAGAACCGCAAGTTGGTGACATCTGAGCAGGTAAATGAGTGCAAAAATCGCCTGAATACCTTTGGCTTTACGGGTAACTTGGACAGTGATAAACCTGATATTAGGTGTATATATCAGAATGAAGCTGCTCAAAACTTCTTTACGGCTCAACCAGGAGCAGTTGGAACACCTCAAGAAACGGACAGATTTTAG
- a CDS encoding ABC transporter permease has translation MASQRALFSSKKFKTSQLQILLADSLTIFWGDWLDLRVRIVPVAASGLISPLIYILAFGLGLGSSIKPGSGISGSYNNYLEFILPGMVALSSMTVSFAGTTFSICGDRLFTKTFEELLLTPIHPLALYIGKMLAGVVRGLMTSASVILVAVLLTGNWNFLNPLFLLLVVLNCSVFAGLGVIVGLSVRSLESVGLYNNFIIIPMSFLGATFFDPGTLPAALKVVVYLLPLTYASIGLRAAAHLPLSQFPWYSIPILLVIAIALSLWGGYKFAHQQD, from the coding sequence GTGGCATCTCAAAGAGCGTTATTCTCAAGCAAGAAGTTCAAAACTTCGCAACTTCAAATCCTTCTAGCTGATAGTCTGACTATTTTTTGGGGAGATTGGTTAGATTTACGTGTCAGAATTGTACCAGTTGCGGCATCAGGCTTAATATCCCCACTGATATATATTTTAGCTTTTGGCTTGGGTTTGGGTAGTTCCATCAAACCCGGCTCAGGGATTAGTGGTAGCTATAACAACTATTTAGAATTCATATTACCGGGGATGGTGGCGCTATCGTCAATGACGGTTAGCTTTGCTGGAACGACATTCTCGATTTGTGGAGACAGACTATTTACCAAAACCTTCGAGGAATTGTTGTTAACTCCTATACATCCCTTAGCTTTGTACATCGGAAAAATGCTGGCGGGAGTAGTACGAGGGTTGATGACATCGGCTTCGGTGATTTTAGTAGCGGTGCTGTTGACTGGAAACTGGAATTTTCTCAACCCACTATTTTTATTGTTGGTAGTGCTGAATTGTTCGGTATTTGCTGGGTTAGGGGTAATTGTGGGTTTGAGTGTGCGATCGCTCGAATCAGTTGGACTCTACAACAATTTTATAATTATCCCCATGTCATTCTTAGGAGCGACCTTCTTTGACCCTGGCACATTACCAGCAGCCCTCAAAGTCGTAGTTTACCTGTTACCACTCACCTACGCCAGCATCGGACTGCGTGCAGCTGCCCATTTACCTTTGTCTCAGTTCCCTTGGTACAGCATACCGATTTTGCTAGTGATAGCGATCGCTCTTTCTTTGTGGGGTGGTTATAAATTCGCTCATCAACAAGATTAA
- a CDS encoding NAD(P)H-quinone oxidoreductase subunit N has translation MALITTGNGLMRDLEKFGALGVYVPLEGGYEGRYQRRLRAAGYTTLHITAKGLGDIAAYLTRIHGVRPPHLGKKSTGSGAAVGHVYYLPPIINSHLEQLPPKSKGLVLWIIEGHILSNEELEYLTNLPQLEPRVRVVIERGGDRAFRWTSLEKTLLAS, from the coding sequence ATGGCACTAATTACCACTGGCAACGGTTTAATGCGCGATCTGGAAAAATTTGGCGCTCTTGGCGTGTATGTACCTCTGGAAGGAGGTTATGAAGGTCGATATCAGCGCCGACTACGTGCAGCTGGCTATACTACCCTCCACATTACCGCCAAGGGGTTGGGCGACATAGCTGCGTATCTCACACGCATTCATGGAGTCAGACCTCCTCATCTTGGTAAAAAAAGTACTGGTAGTGGTGCGGCAGTAGGTCATGTGTACTACTTACCACCAATTATCAATTCTCATCTAGAACAGCTACCACCAAAGTCAAAGGGGTTGGTGTTGTGGATTATTGAAGGGCATATTCTTTCAAATGAAGAACTTGAGTATTTAACGAATTTGCCTCAGCTAGAACCACGAGTAAGAGTAGTTATTGAGAGGGGTGGCGATCGCGCCTTCCGTTGGACTTCTCTAGAAAAAACTCTCTTAGCTAGTTAG
- the rplC gene encoding 50S ribosomal protein L3: MSVGILGTKLGMTQIFDEAGVAIPVTVIQAGPCTVTQVKTKQTDGYFAIQVGFGEVKPKALNRPLLGHLAKSSAPALRHLNEYHTDSSGDYALGQQIKADIFSAGQIVDVVGTSIGRGFAGNQKRNNFGRGPMSHGSKNHRAPGSIGAGTTPGRVYPGKRMAGRLGGKRITIRKLTIVRVDAERNLLLIKGAIPGKPGALVSIVPAKTVG, encoded by the coding sequence GTGTCTGTAGGTATTCTCGGCACCAAGCTGGGCATGACCCAAATATTTGACGAAGCAGGAGTAGCTATTCCTGTAACTGTCATTCAAGCAGGGCCATGCACCGTTACACAAGTTAAAACGAAACAAACCGACGGTTACTTTGCCATTCAAGTTGGTTTTGGCGAAGTTAAACCAAAGGCACTGAACAGACCACTACTGGGTCATTTAGCTAAATCATCTGCTCCAGCATTGCGTCACCTAAATGAATATCACACCGATAGTTCTGGTGATTATGCTTTAGGTCAACAGATTAAAGCAGATATTTTTAGTGCAGGTCAAATTGTCGATGTAGTCGGCACAAGCATCGGTCGCGGTTTTGCGGGTAACCAAAAGCGCAACAACTTTGGTCGGGGGCCCATGTCACACGGTTCCAAAAACCACAGAGCGCCAGGTTCTATTGGTGCTGGTACAACACCAGGTCGTGTCTATCCAGGTAAGCGGATGGCAGGGCGTTTAGGTGGCAAACGGATCACAATCCGTAAGCTGACCATAGTTCGAGTTGATGCAGAACGCAACTTATTACTTATTAAAGGAGCAATTCCTGGTAAACCGGGCGCTCTAGTAAGTATTGTGCCTGCAAAAACAGTGGGATAG
- the rplD gene encoding 50S ribosomal protein L4 codes for MVESVVKNWQGEQVGETTFELRTAKEETASHIVHRALVRQLTNARQGNASTKTRSEVRGGGRKPWRQKGTGRARAGSIRSPLWRGGGVIFGPKPRDFNLKLNRKERRLALRTAFVSRIEDLIVVEEFSTELSRPKTKELVAALARWGVVPESKSLLILSEIADTDNVYLSARNIENLKLIAADQLNVFDLLHADKIVVTASALEKIQEVYSA; via the coding sequence ATGGTTGAAAGCGTAGTTAAAAATTGGCAAGGAGAACAGGTCGGCGAGACGACCTTCGAGTTGCGCACTGCCAAGGAAGAAACAGCGTCTCATATTGTGCATCGCGCCTTAGTACGGCAATTGACTAATGCTCGTCAAGGAAATGCCAGTACAAAAACTCGTTCAGAAGTCAGAGGCGGTGGCCGTAAACCTTGGCGACAAAAAGGTACTGGTCGCGCTCGTGCAGGGTCTATTCGTTCGCCATTGTGGCGTGGTGGTGGTGTAATCTTTGGGCCAAAGCCTAGAGACTTCAACCTCAAGTTGAACCGCAAAGAGCGGCGTTTAGCATTGCGGACAGCATTTGTCAGCCGCATTGAGGATTTGATCGTAGTAGAAGAATTTAGCACCGAGCTATCTCGCCCGAAAACTAAAGAATTAGTGGCAGCACTTGCACGTTGGGGAGTAGTACCAGAAAGCAAGTCACTGTTAATTTTGTCTGAAATTGCGGATACAGATAATGTTTATTTGTCAGCCCGCAACATTGAAAATTTAAAACTAATTGCAGCAGACCAGCTAAATGTTTTTGATTTACTGCACGCTGACAAAATAGTAGTTACGGCATCAGCCCTAGAAAAAATTCAGGAGGTCTACAGTGCCTAG
- a CDS encoding 50S ribosomal protein L23 → MPSFDPRDLADLVRRPIVTEKATILMEQNKYTFEVIPKASKPEIKAAIEDLFQVKVVKVNTTLPPRKKRRVGKFIGYKPQYKRAIVTVASGDEDKIRQVLFPEV, encoded by the coding sequence GTGCCTAGCTTTGACCCCCGCGACCTTGCCGACTTAGTACGTCGCCCAATTGTCACCGAGAAAGCGACTATCTTGATGGAGCAGAATAAGTACACCTTTGAAGTAATTCCAAAGGCATCTAAGCCAGAAATCAAGGCTGCGATCGAAGACTTGTTTCAGGTCAAGGTTGTAAAAGTCAACACCACCTTACCACCGCGTAAAAAGCGGCGCGTTGGTAAATTTATTGGTTATAAGCCCCAGTATAAGCGAGCCATTGTTACCGTCGCATCTGGGGATGAAGACAAGATTAGACAAGTTCTATTCCCAGAAGTCTAG
- the rplB gene encoding 50S ribosomal protein L2: MGTRSYRPYTPSTRQVTVSDFAEITKTEPEKSLTTSKHRAKGRNNTGRITSRRRGGGHKQLYRIIDFKRDKHNIPAKVAAIEYDPNRNARIALLYYQDGEKRYILHPNGLKVGTIIISGPEAPFEDGNALPLSKIPLGTGVHNVELTPGKGGQIVRSAGASAQVVAKEGNYVTLKLPSGEVRLIRRECYATIGQVGNTDARNLSAGKAGRNRWKGRRPKVRGSVMNPVDHPHGGGEGRAPIGRSGPVTPWGKPTLGAKTRNRKKLSSKLIIRRRRKSSKRGRGGRES; encoded by the coding sequence ATGGGTACTCGTTCTTATCGCCCTTATACCCCCAGTACTCGCCAAGTTACAGTTTCTGACTTTGCGGAGATCACAAAAACCGAGCCAGAAAAATCCCTAACTACCTCGAAGCATCGCGCTAAAGGTCGGAATAATACTGGGCGGATTACTAGTCGTCGCCGGGGTGGCGGACACAAACAACTTTACCGGATCATCGATTTTAAAAGGGATAAACATAATATTCCTGCCAAAGTCGCAGCAATTGAATACGATCCTAACCGCAATGCCCGAATTGCCCTTTTGTATTACCAAGATGGCGAAAAACGGTATATCCTCCATCCCAACGGATTGAAAGTTGGAACAATAATTATTTCTGGGCCTGAAGCTCCTTTTGAAGATGGTAATGCTTTACCTCTTTCAAAGATTCCCTTGGGTACTGGTGTTCACAACGTAGAACTGACTCCTGGCAAAGGTGGTCAAATCGTGCGTTCTGCTGGTGCTAGCGCTCAAGTTGTGGCAAAAGAAGGTAATTATGTAACTCTCAAGTTGCCTTCAGGAGAAGTCCGCTTGATTCGGCGCGAATGCTACGCCACTATTGGGCAAGTAGGCAACACCGATGCAAGAAACCTGAGTGCAGGTAAAGCAGGGCGAAATCGCTGGAAAGGTCGCCGTCCTAAGGTTAGAGGTAGCGTCATGAACCCAGTGGATCACCCACATGGTGGTGGTGAGGGTAGGGCACCTATCGGTAGATCGGGGCCTGTTACACCTTGGGGTAAACCCACATTGGGCGCGAAGACACGCAATCGTAAGAAACTTAGCAGCAAATTGATTATCCGTCGTCGCCGTAAGTCTTCTAAACGCGGTCGCGGTGGTCGTGAGTCTTAA